In the genome of Mercenaria mercenaria strain notata unplaced genomic scaffold, MADL_Memer_1 contig_1414, whole genome shotgun sequence, one region contains:
- the LOC128551637 gene encoding uncharacterized protein LOC128551637 translates to MHFSNACMHLFQISIEQVEVMTDEDFQKVGLNTIGTRIKIKQACRNFLKGNLQSQVVEKYVELSQPRKKKKVRNEKRNILRNEKPTRRLYIGWKHKATGHFKIVSASKGGGQRLLDVRKDSSYTELVKLICDCYFPNGYSKWQGLSINDVTYFIGNFTG, encoded by the exons ATGCATTTCAGTAATGCTTGCATGCATTTATTTCAGATCAGCATTGAGCAAGTGGAGGTAATGACGGATGAAGATTTTCAGAAAGTTGGCTTGAATACGATTGGAACTCGCATTAAAATTAAACAAGCCTGTAGGAACTTTTTGAAAG GAAATCTGCAATCCCAAGTGGTGGAAAAGTACGTTGAACTATCACAACCTAGAAAGAAGAAAAAGGTGCGCAATGAAAAACGAAACATTCTTAGAAATGAGAAGCCAACAAGGCGATTATATATAGGGTGGAAACACAAAGCAACAGgtcattttaaaatagtttcagcTAGCAAGGGCGGTGGGCAACGGTTATTGGATGTCAGGAAAGATAGCTCATATACTGAACTGGTTAAGTTGATATGTGACTGCTATTTTCCGAATGGTTACAGCAAATGGCAGGGTTTGAGTATCAATGATGTAACGTATTTCATTGGAAACTTCactggttaa